A section of the Candidatus Rokuibacteriota bacterium genome encodes:
- the glmU gene encoding bifunctional UDP-N-acetylglucosamine diphosphorylase/glucosamine-1-phosphate N-acetyltransferase GlmU → MPELTAVILAAGEAKRMRSSLPKVLHPLCGRPLISYPVAVCRALGARVVVVVGRAAAEVRAAVGEAGDLTFVEQKDRLGTGHAVLQTADACGGGEGTLLVIPADQPLLGEPTLRRLVEQHRATGAAATLLTAELEDPTGYGRVIREGGRPIAIVEHRDATPADRAIREIGTAVYCFEAPAFWPALAQVTPQNDQGEYYLTDVIGILHRQGRRIEAVVAPDAVECLGINDRKQLAEVAAILRRRILERLMAEGVTVLDPASTFVDDGVRIGADSVLYPGVILEGQTVIGRDCVVGPGCHVVSSRLGDGVALKPYCVLTEARVEDGAQLGPFCHLRPLSHVGPTAKIGNFVELKKSRIGRGAKVPHLSYVGDATVGEGANVGAGTITCNYDGVKKHETVIGDRAFIGTNSSLVAPVTIGEGAYVAAGSVITKNVPPDALAVARGRQELREGWAARRRAARPRETQPPEG, encoded by the coding sequence ATGCCAGAGTTGACCGCGGTGATCCTCGCGGCCGGCGAGGCCAAGCGGATGCGATCGAGCCTCCCAAAGGTGCTGCACCCGCTCTGTGGCCGCCCCCTGATCTCCTATCCCGTGGCGGTGTGCCGGGCTCTGGGGGCGCGGGTGGTGGTCGTCGTGGGACGCGCCGCCGCCGAGGTGCGGGCCGCGGTCGGTGAGGCCGGCGACCTGACCTTCGTCGAGCAGAAGGACCGGCTCGGCACGGGGCACGCCGTGCTCCAGACGGCCGACGCCTGCGGGGGCGGCGAGGGGACGCTCCTCGTGATCCCCGCCGACCAGCCGCTGCTCGGCGAGCCGACGCTGCGTCGCCTCGTGGAGCAGCATCGTGCCACCGGCGCCGCCGCCACCCTGCTCACGGCGGAGCTGGAGGATCCCACCGGCTACGGCCGGGTGATCCGCGAGGGCGGCCGGCCCATCGCCATCGTCGAGCACCGCGACGCGACGCCCGCGGACCGCGCCATCCGCGAGATCGGCACCGCCGTGTACTGCTTCGAGGCGCCCGCCTTCTGGCCAGCGCTCGCGCAGGTGACGCCGCAGAACGACCAGGGCGAGTACTACCTCACCGACGTGATCGGGATCCTCCACCGCCAGGGCCGACGCATCGAGGCGGTGGTCGCGCCGGATGCGGTCGAATGCCTCGGCATCAACGACCGGAAGCAGCTCGCCGAGGTCGCGGCCATCCTTCGCCGACGCATCCTCGAGCGGCTCATGGCCGAGGGCGTCACCGTGCTGGACCCGGCCTCGACCTTCGTGGACGACGGCGTGCGGATCGGGGCCGACAGCGTGCTCTATCCCGGCGTCATCCTCGAGGGACAGACCGTCATCGGGCGCGACTGCGTGGTGGGGCCGGGCTGCCACGTGGTGTCGAGCCGGCTGGGCGATGGCGTCGCCCTCAAGCCCTACTGCGTGCTCACCGAGGCGCGCGTGGAGGACGGCGCTCAGCTCGGCCCCTTCTGCCACCTGCGCCCGCTCTCGCACGTGGGGCCCACGGCGAAGATCGGCAACTTCGTGGAGCTCAAGAAGTCGCGCATCGGCCGCGGGGCCAAGGTGCCGCACCTCTCGTACGTGGGAGACGCCACCGTGGGCGAGGGAGCCAATGTCGGCGCGGGCACGATCACCTGCAACTACGACGGCGTGAAGAAGCACGAGACGGTGATCGGCGACCGGGCCTTCATCGGCACCAACTCGAGCCTCGTGGCCCCGGTGACCATCGGCGAGGGCGCCTACGTGGCGGCGGGTTCGGTCATCACCAAGAACGTGCCGCCCGACGCGCTCGCCGTGGCGCGCGGCCGGCAGGAGCTGCGCGAGGGGTGGGCGGCCCGCCGCCGGGCGGCGCGCCCCCGCGAGACGCAGCCGCCCGAGGGCTAG
- the glmS gene encoding glutamine--fructose-6-phosphate transaminase (isomerizing), protein MCGIVGYIGDKSAVEIILDGLKRLEYRGYDSAGVAVLGPDGLQVRRAAGRIKVLEGLLREQPVKGTAGVGHTRWATHGRPTDDNAHPHTDGSGTLVVVHNGIIENYLPIKERLQREGHQFRSETDTEVIAHLIERHLQDTPKLEEAVRRALGELRGSYAIAVLSRHAPDRLVAAKHGAGSVVVGLGEGETFLASDIPAILMHTRDMVILEDGDLAVVTRHGVDLSQLDGAPVERAPTRILWDPILAEKGGYRHFMLKEIYEQPRAAADTLRGRVSPESGSVVLPDISLDPEVLHDIQRVVLLACGTSYHAAIVARFLVERLAGIAAEVDVASEWRYRDAVVGPDTLVVALSQSGETADTLGAVKAARARGAPIVGITNVVGSALAREATGILYTPAGPEIGVASSKTFTATMMAGYLLALWLGRRRGALPPEEGRKHVQALLELPRLMEKTLELEPQLAGLARDLSHYKNFLFLGRGINFPIALEGALKLKELSYLHAEGYPAGEMKHGPIALIDDGMPVVALVPRDGTYERMMGNVEEVRAREGRVIALAHEGDKEIKAKADWVIPVPVASDLLTPILMAIPLQLLAYHVAVRLGRDVDQPRNLAKSVTVE, encoded by the coding sequence ATGTGCGGGATTGTCGGCTACATCGGTGACAAGAGCGCCGTCGAGATCATCCTCGACGGGCTCAAGCGCCTGGAGTACCGCGGCTACGACTCGGCGGGGGTGGCCGTGCTCGGCCCCGACGGGCTCCAGGTGCGTCGGGCGGCCGGTCGGATCAAGGTCCTGGAAGGGCTCCTCCGCGAGCAGCCGGTGAAGGGGACCGCCGGCGTGGGACACACCCGCTGGGCCACGCACGGGCGCCCCACGGACGACAATGCCCACCCCCACACCGACGGTTCGGGCACTCTCGTGGTCGTGCACAACGGGATCATCGAGAACTACCTCCCCATCAAGGAGCGGCTCCAGCGGGAGGGCCACCAATTCCGCTCGGAGACCGACACCGAGGTCATCGCGCACCTCATCGAGCGCCATCTCCAGGACACCCCGAAGCTGGAGGAGGCGGTGCGGCGGGCGCTGGGGGAGCTGCGCGGCTCGTACGCCATCGCGGTCCTCTCGCGCCACGCGCCGGATCGGCTCGTGGCCGCCAAGCACGGCGCGGGCAGCGTGGTGGTGGGGCTGGGCGAGGGGGAGACCTTTCTCGCCTCCGACATCCCGGCCATCCTCATGCACACGCGCGACATGGTGATCCTGGAGGACGGCGATCTGGCCGTCGTCACGCGCCACGGCGTCGACCTGAGCCAGCTCGACGGGGCGCCCGTGGAGCGCGCGCCCACGCGCATCCTGTGGGACCCCATCCTGGCCGAGAAGGGCGGCTACCGCCACTTCATGCTGAAGGAGATCTACGAGCAGCCCCGGGCGGCGGCGGACACGCTGCGCGGGCGCGTGTCGCCCGAGAGCGGCAGCGTGGTGCTGCCCGACATCTCGCTTGACCCCGAGGTCCTCCACGACATCCAGCGCGTCGTGCTGCTCGCCTGCGGCACCTCCTATCACGCCGCCATCGTCGCCCGGTTCCTCGTCGAGCGGCTCGCGGGGATCGCGGCCGAGGTGGATGTCGCCTCCGAGTGGCGCTACCGCGACGCCGTGGTGGGCCCGGACACCCTGGTGGTGGCGCTGTCGCAGTCCGGCGAGACGGCCGATACGCTCGGTGCCGTGAAGGCCGCCCGCGCGCGGGGAGCGCCCATCGTCGGCATCACCAACGTGGTGGGCTCGGCGCTGGCGCGCGAGGCGACGGGCATCCTCTACACGCCCGCCGGGCCCGAGATCGGCGTGGCCTCCTCGAAGACCTTCACGGCCACCATGATGGCCGGCTACCTCCTGGCGCTCTGGCTCGGCCGCCGGCGCGGGGCGCTCCCGCCGGAGGAAGGGCGGAAGCATGTGCAGGCGCTCCTCGAGCTGCCGCGGCTCATGGAGAAGACGCTCGAGCTGGAGCCCCAGCTGGCCGGGCTCGCGCGGGACCTCTCGCACTACAAGAACTTCCTCTTCCTCGGGCGCGGGATCAACTTCCCCATCGCCCTCGAGGGCGCGCTCAAGCTCAAGGAGCTGTCGTACCTGCACGCCGAGGGGTATCCGGCGGGGGAGATGAAGCACGGGCCCATCGCGCTCATCGACGACGGGATGCCGGTGGTGGCGCTGGTGCCCCGCGACGGCACCTACGAGCGGATGATGGGCAACGTCGAGGAGGTGCGCGCGCGGGAGGGGCGCGTCATCGCGCTGGCCCACGAGGGGGACAAGGAGATCAAGGCCAAGGCCGACTGGGTGATTCCCGTGCCCGTGGCCAGCGACCTCCTCACGCCCATCCTCATGGCCATCCCGCTCCAGCTCCTCGCCTATCACGTCGCGGTGCGGCTCGGCCGCGACGTGGATCAGCCGCGCAACCTCGCCAAGTCCGTCACGGTCGAGTAG